From one Cupriavidus sp. P-10 genomic stretch:
- a CDS encoding fimbria/pilus periplasmic chaperone produces the protein MTSTFKTLVAGCACAVSLMGALPAQASVVIAGTRVIYHATDAEVTIKLSNEGQTPALTQSWIDSGDLRAAPSAIDVPFMLTPPVSRIDPGKAQTLRIVYTGEPLPQDRESVFWLNVLEVPPRPAAEDADSNKLQLAFRSRIKLFFRPSGLKDSAADAPAAIRWRMTRAGSHAALEAHNPTAYHVSFSGVELLGGGKTARSEDGSMVAPGKTAIFQLAGDAMSGADSKVRYRAISDYGGEITGEAMLDTSVPAEPPAPSKQDTHQP, from the coding sequence ATGACATCGACCTTCAAGACTCTCGTTGCCGGCTGCGCCTGCGCCGTTTCGCTCATGGGCGCACTGCCCGCGCAGGCTTCAGTGGTGATCGCGGGCACCCGGGTCATCTACCACGCCACCGATGCCGAGGTGACCATCAAGCTTTCCAACGAAGGGCAGACACCTGCGCTGACGCAATCGTGGATCGACAGCGGCGACCTGCGCGCGGCGCCATCGGCGATCGACGTGCCGTTCATGCTGACGCCGCCGGTGTCGCGCATCGATCCCGGCAAGGCCCAGACGCTGCGCATCGTCTATACCGGCGAACCCCTGCCGCAGGATCGGGAGTCCGTGTTCTGGCTCAACGTGCTGGAAGTGCCGCCGCGGCCCGCTGCCGAGGACGCCGACAGCAACAAGCTGCAACTGGCGTTCCGCTCGCGCATCAAGCTGTTCTTCCGGCCGTCCGGCCTCAAGGACAGCGCCGCCGATGCGCCGGCGGCGATCCGCTGGCGCATGACGCGCGCCGGTTCCCATGCCGCACTGGAAGCGCATAACCCGACCGCGTACCACGTCTCCTTCTCCGGTGTGGAACTGCTTGGCGGCGGCAAGACCGCCAGGTCCGAGGACGGCAGCATGGTCGCGCCTGGCAAGACCGCCATCTTCCAACTGGCCGGCGATGCCATGTCAGGCGCGGACAGCAAGGTGCGCTACCGCGCGATCAGCGACTACGGCGGCGAGATCACCGGCGAAGCAATGCTGGACACGTCCGTGCCAGCCGAGCCGCCTGCGCCGTCCAAGCAAGACACCCATCAGCCTTAG
- a CDS encoding cytochrome c biogenesis CcdA family protein, with amino-acid sequence MIDALLAFLAGVLTIASPCVLPVLPMLLGASLGQSDRLRPLAIALGFVAAFSAFGIAFGALSSAFSDAHGVVRNAAILILLVTGLARLWPAGFARLAGPFGGMAERLADRFGSVGGSGMAGGFVLGMSLGVVWTPCAGPVLASILALVAKAQDLRRATALLGVYAAGAAIPMLLIAYGGQFATTHVRRLARHTQRLQQGFGALVVATAIAMYFQYDTLAVAWLTSLVSFT; translated from the coding sequence ATGATCGACGCGCTGCTCGCCTTCCTTGCCGGCGTGCTGACGATCGCATCGCCGTGCGTGCTGCCGGTGCTGCCGATGCTGCTCGGCGCCTCCCTCGGCCAATCCGACCGCTTGCGCCCGCTGGCCATCGCGCTGGGCTTCGTGGCCGCGTTCTCGGCATTCGGCATTGCCTTCGGCGCGCTGTCCAGCGCCTTTAGCGATGCCCATGGCGTGGTGCGCAACGCCGCCATCCTGATCCTGCTGGTGACCGGACTGGCGCGGCTGTGGCCCGCCGGGTTCGCGCGGCTGGCCGGGCCGTTCGGCGGCATGGCCGAGCGCCTGGCGGACAGGTTCGGCAGCGTGGGCGGCAGCGGCATGGCCGGCGGCTTCGTGCTGGGCATGTCGCTGGGCGTGGTCTGGACCCCGTGCGCCGGGCCGGTGCTGGCGTCGATCCTGGCGCTGGTGGCCAAGGCCCAGGACCTGCGGCGCGCCACCGCGCTGCTGGGGGTGTATGCCGCCGGCGCGGCCATCCCGATGCTGCTGATCGCCTACGGCGGCCAGTTCGCCACCACCCATGTGCGCCGGCTGGCGCGCCACACCCAGCGGCTGCAGCAAGGCTTCGGCGCGCTGGTGGTGGCCACGGCCATCGCCATGTATTTCCAGTACGACACCCTCGCCGTCGCGTGGCTGACGTCGCTGGTTTCCTTCACCTGA
- the pgaC gene encoding poly-beta-1,6-N-acetyl-D-glucosamine synthase — translation MIERLFALAILCVALALPFALAALATGDLLLAFVFFYPLFMSGLWMAGGVYFWLHWERKWQWGAQREAPQVPGAPFISILVPCYNEEQSGEETLLAALGQRYPNFEVIAINDGSRDGTGAVLEALAQRHERLRVVHLAQNQGKAMALRMGALAARGEYLVCIDGDAALDPDAAAYLVAPMVANPRVGAVTGNPRIRTRSTLVGRIQVGEFSSIIGLIKRTQRVYGQVFTVSGVVAAFRRRALDRVGYWSLDMITEDIDISWKLQRDHWSIFYEPRALCWILMPETVRGLFKQRLRWAQGGAEVFMKNVRSIWIWRHRRLWPLMAEYCLSAGWAFAFAMSIVLWALGHFVELPQHIRIQKLMPPGFTGMVLAAVCILQFMISVAIDRRYEPRLGRTLYWIIWYPLAYWLVGMFTTLLAFPKVMLKTRRKRARWDSPDRGIQSMKSS, via the coding sequence ATGATCGAAAGACTGTTTGCCCTGGCCATCCTGTGCGTCGCGCTGGCGCTGCCGTTCGCGCTGGCCGCGCTTGCCACCGGCGACCTGCTGCTGGCCTTCGTGTTCTTCTATCCGCTGTTCATGTCCGGCTTGTGGATGGCCGGGGGCGTGTACTTCTGGCTGCATTGGGAGCGCAAATGGCAGTGGGGCGCGCAGCGCGAGGCGCCCCAGGTGCCCGGCGCGCCGTTCATCTCGATCCTGGTGCCCTGCTACAACGAAGAGCAGAGCGGCGAAGAGACGCTGCTGGCCGCGCTGGGACAACGCTATCCCAACTTCGAGGTGATCGCCATCAACGACGGCTCGCGCGACGGCACCGGCGCCGTGCTGGAAGCGCTGGCGCAGCGCCATGAACGGCTGCGCGTGGTGCACCTGGCGCAGAACCAGGGCAAGGCGATGGCCCTGCGCATGGGCGCGCTGGCCGCGCGCGGCGAGTACCTGGTCTGCATCGACGGCGACGCGGCGCTGGACCCGGACGCCGCGGCCTACCTGGTCGCGCCGATGGTGGCCAACCCGCGCGTCGGCGCGGTCACCGGCAACCCGCGCATCCGCACGCGCTCCACGCTGGTGGGGCGCATCCAGGTTGGCGAGTTCTCGTCGATCATCGGGCTGATCAAGCGCACCCAGCGCGTCTATGGCCAGGTCTTCACCGTGTCCGGCGTGGTCGCCGCGTTCCGCCGCCGCGCGCTGGACCGCGTCGGCTACTGGAGCCTGGACATGATCACCGAGGACATCGACATCAGCTGGAAGCTGCAGCGCGACCACTGGTCGATCTTCTACGAACCGCGCGCGCTGTGCTGGATCCTGATGCCCGAGACCGTGCGCGGCCTGTTCAAGCAGCGGCTGCGCTGGGCCCAGGGCGGCGCCGAGGTCTTCATGAAGAACGTGCGCTCGATCTGGATCTGGCGCCACCGCCGGCTGTGGCCGCTGATGGCGGAGTACTGCCTGTCGGCGGGCTGGGCCTTTGCCTTTGCCATGTCGATCGTGCTGTGGGCGCTGGGGCACTTCGTCGAGCTGCCGCAGCATATCCGCATCCAGAAGCTGATGCCGCCGGGCTTTACCGGCATGGTGCTGGCGGCGGTCTGCATATTGCAGTTCATGATCAGCGTGGCGATCGACCGGCGCTACGAGCCGCGCCTGGGGCGCACGCTGTACTGGATCATCTGGTACCCGTTGGCGTACTGGCTGGTCGGCATGTTCACCACGCTGCTGGCCTTCCCCAAGGTCATGCTCAAGACCCGGCGCAAGCGCGCGCGCTGGGACAGTCCCGATCGCGGCATCCAATCGATGAAATCGTCATGA
- a CDS encoding thioredoxin family protein — translation MHRILRTLLATTAILAATHGAPASAAPADFGKAPEFTGIEKWLNSEPLTLAGLRGKVVLVDFWTYDCINCIRTLPHVRQWYDKYRDKGLVVVGVHTPEFGFEKSTANVQAAIKRFDIRYPVAQDNMYATWNAWRNQYWPALYLVDAGGNVVYKHFGEGNYAQTEAAIQKALAAARP, via the coding sequence ATGCACCGCATCCTGCGCACCCTGCTTGCCACCACCGCCATCCTCGCCGCCACCCACGGAGCCCCCGCTTCCGCCGCGCCGGCGGACTTCGGCAAGGCCCCCGAATTCACCGGCATCGAGAAATGGCTCAACTCCGAACCGCTGACCCTTGCCGGCCTGCGCGGCAAGGTCGTGCTGGTCGATTTCTGGACCTACGACTGCATCAACTGCATCCGCACCCTGCCCCATGTGCGCCAGTGGTACGACAAATACCGCGACAAGGGCCTGGTGGTGGTCGGCGTGCATACGCCCGAGTTCGGCTTCGAGAAGTCCACCGCCAATGTCCAGGCCGCGATCAAGCGCTTCGACATCCGCTACCCGGTGGCGCAGGACAACATGTATGCAACCTGGAATGCCTGGCGCAACCAGTACTGGCCCGCGCTGTACCTCGTAGATGCCGGCGGCAACGTCGTCTACAAACACTTCGGCGAAGGCAACTATGCCCAGACCGAGGCGGCCATCCAGAAGGCCCTGGCTGCCGCCAGGCCCTGA
- the pgaD gene encoding poly-beta-1,6-N-acetyl-D-glucosamine biosynthesis protein PgaD: MNPDNMIIRTRRAPLRWAFDAVLTALAWIGFFYLFASGIRDILLEASTGLDVPFWSAMMPTMGTLSVYVLVGVFNGVVLLAWALYNQIRFSGMDRRKPLPPLGDDELVASFGLPGQRVEALQRAKVTVIDHDHDGGIAGVRLGYEWMVAPVKPAVAASAEACPA; this comes from the coding sequence ATGAATCCCGACAACATGATCATCCGCACCCGGCGCGCACCGCTGCGCTGGGCGTTCGACGCGGTGCTGACCGCGCTGGCGTGGATCGGCTTCTTCTACCTCTTTGCCAGCGGCATCCGCGACATCCTGCTGGAAGCGTCGACCGGCCTCGACGTGCCGTTCTGGTCCGCGATGATGCCCACCATGGGCACGCTGTCGGTGTACGTGCTGGTGGGCGTGTTCAACGGCGTGGTGCTGCTGGCGTGGGCGCTGTACAACCAGATCCGCTTCTCCGGCATGGACCGTCGCAAGCCACTGCCGCCGCTGGGCGACGACGAGCTGGTGGCCAGCTTCGGCCTGCCGGGCCAGCGCGTAGAGGCGCTGCAGCGGGCCAAGGTGACGGTCATCGACCACGACCACGACGGCGGCATCGCCGGCGTGCGGCTGGGTTACGAATGGATGGTCGCGCCGGTCAAGCCTGCAGTGGCAGCTTCGGCAGAAGCTTGTCCAGCGTGA
- the oxlT gene encoding oxalate/formate MFS antiporter produces the protein MSNATAGALSPNHGTSESTRWIQLVVGVVCMIATANIQYAWTLFVPEIQETYGWSRASIQIAFTVFVLVQTWLAPIEGYFIDKFGPRMMVAFGAILIGTAWCINSQATTLMGFYVGAAVGGMGVGSIYATCINNALKWFPDRRGLAVGLTAGGYGAGSAATILPIAAMIESQGFQHTFLFFGLLQGSLAFVAAWFLRSPKTGEVRGSKKLAQATRDYTLKEALCTKLFWLMLVMFVLVVTGGMMAVAQLGVIAKDLGVKEFQVDLHFFVMAALPLALMLDRIMNGISRPLFGWISDNIGREKTMVIAFTLEGLGIIALGYFGSNPYAFLILSGVVFLAWGEVYSLFSALAGDAFGTKHIGKIYGVLYTAKGIGALFVPIGNLLMEATGTWSTVLYTVAVMDLTAAFLAIMVLRPVLASHVATARQKFAKESAAAGAQVAA, from the coding sequence ATGAGTAACGCAACGGCAGGGGCGTTGAGCCCCAATCACGGGACTTCCGAGTCCACGCGCTGGATCCAGCTGGTCGTCGGCGTGGTCTGTATGATCGCGACCGCGAACATCCAGTACGCCTGGACCCTGTTTGTGCCCGAAATCCAGGAAACCTACGGCTGGTCGCGTGCCAGCATCCAGATTGCCTTTACCGTGTTCGTGCTGGTGCAGACCTGGCTGGCGCCGATCGAGGGCTACTTCATCGACAAGTTCGGGCCGCGCATGATGGTGGCCTTCGGCGCGATCCTCATCGGCACGGCGTGGTGCATCAACTCGCAGGCGACCACGCTGATGGGCTTCTATGTCGGCGCGGCGGTCGGCGGCATGGGCGTGGGTTCGATCTACGCGACCTGCATCAACAACGCGCTCAAGTGGTTCCCGGACCGCCGCGGCCTCGCGGTCGGCCTGACCGCCGGCGGCTATGGCGCGGGCTCAGCGGCAACCATCCTGCCGATCGCGGCGATGATCGAGTCGCAGGGCTTCCAGCACACCTTCCTGTTCTTTGGCCTGCTGCAAGGATCGCTGGCCTTTGTCGCGGCGTGGTTCCTGCGCTCGCCCAAGACCGGCGAGGTGCGGGGGTCGAAGAAGCTGGCCCAGGCCACGCGCGACTACACCCTCAAGGAAGCCCTGTGCACCAAGCTGTTCTGGCTGATGCTGGTCATGTTCGTGCTGGTGGTCACCGGCGGCATGATGGCCGTGGCACAGCTGGGCGTCATTGCCAAGGATCTGGGCGTGAAGGAATTCCAGGTCGACCTGCACTTCTTCGTGATGGCTGCGTTGCCGCTCGCCCTGATGCTCGACCGCATCATGAACGGCATCTCGCGTCCGCTGTTCGGCTGGATCTCGGACAACATCGGCCGTGAAAAGACCATGGTGATCGCCTTCACGCTGGAAGGGCTGGGCATCATCGCGCTGGGCTACTTCGGCAGCAACCCGTATGCCTTCCTGATCCTGTCGGGCGTGGTGTTCCTGGCCTGGGGCGAGGTCTACTCGCTGTTCTCGGCACTGGCCGGCGACGCCTTCGGCACCAAGCACATCGGCAAGATCTACGGCGTGCTGTACACCGCCAAGGGCATCGGCGCGCTGTTCGTCCCGATCGGCAACCTGCTGATGGAAGCCACCGGCACGTGGTCGACGGTGCTCTACACGGTGGCGGTGATGGACCTGACGGCTGCGTTCCTTGCCATCATGGTGCTGCGGCCGGTGCTGGCCTCGCACGTTGCGACCGCGAGGCAGAAGTTTGCGAAAGAATCCGCTGCAGCTGGCGCACAAGTGGCGGCTTAG
- the pgaA gene encoding poly-beta-1,6 N-acetyl-D-glucosamine export porin PgaA, with translation MTQPSRAGTGAARRKTLRRRMPAGLAAGLAAALCCMPAPAQADAAYDALIQRARAGDYASALTMLRERVASAPSDRRAAFDRIIIAGWAGRPGEVLAAYGALEQAGVARSAPPQVLAAVAGALRDQKRWDEALARYREGRRRFPDEAVFALGEVGVLSDSGQAAEAVAAGQALVRSQPDDVDSRLVLAYAQASAGEPYEALFEADQAYTRAPKRADAVRAYVAALQRAGLADAALRVAGEHPALFDSAARQTLELDAAAELVRLADMPTRMEAERFAIADRALARYDALLPVLQGQGAKAGQGETLYRRARIDRLGALHARFRMQDVVDSYEALRAEDVAVPVYALGDVASAYLYLRHPEQATELFRQVREAYPLGLDPETRLKAQTGLYYANAEAEAFEPAGEVVSEARTEQPQWLWVRGQPTRQPNDLWLSAEQTATRARLQADDTMQAQQRTEDLVRNAPGHSGLRAGLANVYLARGWPRAAEQELKAAEALAPRALAVEVQQGHAALDLQEWRQAEMLRDDTLARFPEDLTARRLAREWAVHNKAELRIEGYRGLANDSPVVGDGNFGIESVLYTPPIHYDWRAFGGVGYATGRFDEGRVDYRWARAGVQRRVRDLTVEAELSTHWYGYGVRQGGRVAVDYDLDDRWRIGASAALRSTATPLQALLNGVYANTVQVYGRWRASEASEWMLTVAPSHFSDGNDRLEGGIAGVQRIYTAPHLKADLLVDLWSSRNSRTDVSYYSPRADLTVLPSARLTHTLYRRYETAWEQQFLAGAGTYSQQGFGTGAILLLGYGQRFRTNDVFDVGATVTATSRPYDGQRERELRIVFDLTYRF, from the coding sequence ATGACGCAACCTTCGCGTGCCGGCACCGGTGCGGCCCGGCGCAAGACCTTGCGCCGGCGCATGCCGGCCGGGCTCGCGGCGGGCCTGGCGGCAGCGCTTTGCTGCATGCCGGCACCCGCGCAGGCTGACGCCGCATACGATGCCCTGATCCAGCGCGCCCGCGCCGGTGACTACGCCAGTGCGCTGACCATGTTGCGCGAGCGCGTAGCCAGCGCTCCCTCGGACCGGCGCGCGGCGTTTGACCGGATCATCATCGCCGGCTGGGCCGGGCGCCCCGGCGAGGTGCTGGCCGCTTACGGAGCACTGGAGCAGGCGGGCGTCGCGCGGTCCGCGCCGCCGCAGGTGCTGGCCGCGGTGGCGGGCGCGCTGCGCGACCAGAAGCGCTGGGACGAGGCGCTGGCGCGCTACCGCGAAGGCCGCCGGCGTTTCCCCGACGAGGCGGTGTTTGCGCTGGGCGAGGTCGGGGTGCTGTCCGACAGCGGCCAGGCCGCGGAAGCCGTCGCAGCGGGCCAGGCACTGGTGCGCAGCCAGCCGGATGACGTCGACAGCCGCCTGGTGCTGGCCTACGCGCAGGCCAGCGCCGGAGAACCGTACGAGGCCCTGTTCGAGGCCGACCAGGCCTACACCCGTGCACCCAAACGCGCCGACGCCGTGCGCGCATACGTGGCCGCGCTGCAGCGTGCCGGGCTGGCCGATGCCGCGCTGCGCGTTGCCGGCGAGCATCCGGCGCTGTTCGATAGCGCGGCCCGGCAGACGCTGGAACTGGATGCCGCCGCCGAACTGGTGCGGCTGGCTGACATGCCCACGCGGATGGAAGCCGAGCGCTTTGCCATCGCCGACCGCGCGCTGGCGCGCTACGATGCGCTGCTGCCCGTGCTGCAAGGTCAGGGCGCGAAGGCAGGACAAGGCGAGACCCTGTACCGGCGCGCCCGCATCGACCGTCTCGGCGCGCTGCACGCGCGCTTCCGCATGCAGGACGTGGTCGACAGCTACGAGGCGCTGCGCGCCGAGGACGTTGCGGTGCCCGTCTACGCGCTGGGCGACGTGGCCTCGGCCTACCTCTACCTGCGCCACCCCGAACAGGCCACCGAGTTGTTCCGCCAGGTGCGCGAAGCCTATCCGCTCGGTCTCGACCCCGAAACGCGCCTGAAGGCCCAGACCGGCCTGTACTACGCAAACGCCGAAGCCGAAGCCTTCGAGCCCGCGGGCGAGGTGGTGAGCGAGGCCCGCACCGAGCAGCCGCAATGGCTCTGGGTGCGCGGCCAGCCGACGCGGCAGCCGAACGACCTGTGGCTGTCCGCCGAGCAGACCGCCACGCGCGCGCGCCTGCAGGCCGATGACACCATGCAGGCCCAGCAGCGCACGGAAGACCTGGTGCGCAACGCGCCCGGCCATTCCGGCCTGCGCGCGGGCCTGGCCAATGTCTACCTGGCGCGCGGCTGGCCGCGTGCCGCCGAACAGGAACTGAAGGCCGCCGAAGCGCTGGCGCCGCGCGCGCTCGCGGTGGAAGTGCAGCAGGGCCATGCCGCGCTCGACCTGCAGGAATGGCGCCAGGCGGAAATGCTGCGCGACGATACCCTGGCTCGCTTCCCGGAGGACCTGACCGCCCGCCGCCTGGCGCGCGAATGGGCCGTGCACAACAAGGCCGAACTGCGCATCGAAGGCTATCGCGGCCTGGCCAACGACAGCCCGGTGGTGGGCGACGGCAACTTCGGCATCGAGTCGGTGCTGTACACGCCGCCGATCCACTATGACTGGCGCGCCTTCGGCGGCGTGGGCTATGCCACCGGCCGCTTCGACGAAGGGCGTGTCGACTACCGCTGGGCCCGCGCCGGCGTGCAGCGGCGCGTGCGCGACCTGACCGTCGAGGCCGAGCTGTCCACGCACTGGTATGGCTATGGCGTGCGGCAGGGCGGCCGGGTGGCGGTGGACTATGACCTGGATGACCGCTGGCGCATCGGCGCCTCGGCCGCGCTGCGCTCGACCGCGACGCCGCTGCAGGCGTTGCTCAATGGCGTCTATGCCAACACCGTGCAGGTCTACGGCCGCTGGCGCGCCAGCGAGGCCAGCGAGTGGATGCTGACGGTGGCGCCGTCGCACTTCAGTGACGGCAATGACCGGCTCGAAGGCGGCATCGCCGGCGTGCAGCGGATCTACACCGCGCCGCACCTGAAGGCCGACCTGCTGGTGGACCTGTGGAGCTCGCGCAACAGCCGCACCGACGTGTCGTACTACAGCCCGCGCGCCGACCTGACGGTGCTGCCGTCGGCCCGGCTCACGCACACGCTGTACCGCCGCTACGAGACCGCCTGGGAGCAGCAGTTCCTGGCGGGCGCCGGCACGTACAGCCAGCAAGGCTTCGGCACCGGCGCGATTCTGCTGCTCGGCTACGGCCAGCGCTTTCGCACCAACGACGTGTTCGACGTGGGCGCCACCGTCACCGCTACCAGCCGGCCCTATGACGGCCAGCGCGAGCGCGAGCTGCGCATCGTGTTCGACCTGACCTATCGATTCTGA
- the pgaB gene encoding poly-beta-1,6-N-acetyl-D-glucosamine N-deacetylase PgaB, which translates to MTRFPLHAWRRLLWLLLAACLLAGCAKDIPVFTPPAQRPLAAAEQPWPDNHLVVLAYHDVEDKDPDQAYLSVRTDHLIGQLAWLRENGYQAVSVDQVLAARRGGKPLPARAVLLTFDDGYRSFHARVLPILKAYRWPAVLAPVGAWLDTPAGQPVDFGGTPTARDRLLTWQQLREISASGLVEIGAHTDALHYGINANPQGNTEPAAAVRGFDAGTGRYETDAAYEARVRTDVQRITKKIQAVTGKPVRVWIWPYGAEGGTALRIIGENGYQMALTLEDGLAKVDKLMSGARMLLADNPGLRAFAQSVATMEEPSAMRVAHVDLDYVYDPDPAQLNRNLDQLVQRIYDLKINTVFLQAFSDDDGDGLVKSVYFPNRWLPMRADLFNRVAWQLDNRTNVKVYAWMPVLSFDMDPSLPRVTRWDPATHHAEVDAKQYRRLSPFDPVARQRITEVYEDLARHAFFEGLLFHDDAILSDFEDASAPALAAYRKAGLPDNIAALRADPEIMQRWTRVKSRALVDFTQELTQRVRAIRGPAIKTARNIFAMPILQPESEAWFAQNLDDFLAAYDWTAPMAMPYMEQVPRGRENQWLDRIVDAVAQRPGALRRTVFELQARDWRKPEGGAASPVDSKVLAGWMQRLQQRGARSFGYYPDDFLNNQPRLDVIRPALSNAWYPAP; encoded by the coding sequence ATGACACGATTTCCGCTGCACGCCTGGCGCCGCCTGCTCTGGCTGCTGCTGGCCGCATGCCTGCTGGCCGGCTGCGCCAAGGACATCCCGGTGTTCACGCCGCCGGCGCAGCGCCCGCTCGCCGCCGCCGAACAGCCCTGGCCAGACAACCACCTGGTGGTGCTGGCCTACCACGACGTCGAGGACAAGGACCCTGACCAGGCCTACCTGAGCGTGCGGACCGACCACCTGATCGGCCAGCTGGCCTGGCTGCGCGAGAACGGCTACCAGGCGGTCTCGGTCGACCAGGTGCTGGCCGCGCGCCGCGGCGGCAAGCCGTTGCCGGCGCGCGCGGTGCTGCTGACCTTCGATGACGGCTACCGCAGCTTCCATGCGCGCGTGCTGCCGATTCTGAAGGCCTACCGCTGGCCCGCGGTGCTGGCGCCGGTGGGCGCGTGGCTCGACACGCCGGCGGGCCAGCCGGTCGATTTCGGCGGCACGCCGACCGCGCGCGACCGGCTGCTGACCTGGCAGCAACTGCGCGAGATTTCCGCCTCCGGGCTGGTCGAGATCGGCGCGCACACGGACGCCCTGCACTACGGCATCAACGCCAACCCGCAAGGCAACACCGAGCCGGCCGCGGCGGTGCGCGGCTTCGACGCGGGCACCGGCCGCTATGAGACCGACGCCGCCTACGAGGCGCGCGTGCGCACCGACGTGCAGCGCATCACGAAGAAGATCCAGGCCGTCACCGGCAAGCCGGTGCGCGTGTGGATCTGGCCGTACGGCGCCGAAGGCGGCACCGCGCTGCGCATCATCGGCGAGAACGGCTACCAGATGGCGCTGACGCTGGAAGACGGCCTGGCCAAGGTCGACAAGCTGATGTCCGGCGCGCGCATGCTGCTCGCCGACAACCCCGGCCTGCGCGCCTTCGCGCAGTCGGTGGCCACGATGGAAGAGCCGAGCGCCATGCGCGTCGCGCACGTCGACCTGGACTACGTCTATGACCCGGACCCGGCCCAGCTCAACCGCAACCTCGACCAGCTGGTGCAGCGCATCTACGACCTGAAGATCAATACGGTCTTCCTGCAGGCCTTCTCCGACGACGATGGCGACGGCCTGGTCAAGTCGGTGTACTTCCCGAACCGCTGGCTGCCGATGCGCGCCGACCTGTTCAACCGCGTGGCATGGCAGCTCGACAACCGCACCAACGTCAAGGTCTACGCCTGGATGCCGGTGCTGAGCTTCGACATGGACCCGTCGCTGCCGCGCGTGACGCGCTGGGACCCGGCCACCCACCACGCAGAGGTCGACGCGAAGCAGTACCGCCGCCTGTCGCCGTTCGACCCGGTGGCGCGCCAGCGCATCACCGAAGTCTATGAAGACCTGGCCCGCCACGCCTTCTTCGAGGGCCTCCTGTTCCACGACGATGCCATCCTCAGCGACTTCGAGGACGCCAGCGCGCCGGCACTGGCCGCGTACCGCAAGGCCGGGCTGCCGGACAACATTGCCGCGCTGCGCGCCGACCCGGAGATCATGCAGCGCTGGACGCGCGTGAAGAGCCGGGCGCTGGTCGATTTCACGCAGGAGCTGACGCAGCGCGTGCGCGCGATCCGCGGCCCCGCGATCAAGACCGCGCGCAACATCTTTGCCATGCCCATCCTGCAGCCGGAAAGCGAAGCCTGGTTCGCGCAGAACCTCGACGACTTCCTGGCGGCATATGACTGGACCGCACCGATGGCGATGCCGTACATGGAGCAGGTGCCGCGCGGCCGGGAGAACCAGTGGCTCGACCGCATCGTCGATGCGGTGGCGCAGCGTCCCGGCGCGCTCCGGCGCACGGTGTTCGAGTTGCAGGCGCGCGACTGGCGCAAGCCCGAAGGTGGGGCCGCAAGCCCGGTCGACAGCAAGGTGCTGGCCGGCTGGATGCAGCGCCTGCAGCAGCGCGGCGCGCGCAGCTTCGGCTACTACCCCGACGACTTCCTGAACAACCAGCCCCGGCTCGACGTGATCCGCCCGGCGCTGTCTAACGCCTGGTACCCCGCACCATGA
- a CDS encoding fimbrial protein gives MTQTKLFAALLLAGTALGAQYAHAADGTITFNGMVTAQTCTINGNGSGSKNFSVNLPTVSASTLQGASTAGRTPFSIALTNCTPTSGNVHTFFESGATTDLSTGNLILDSGPAPVATNVQIGLLNADASPIKAGFADAQQNSKAVALNNGAATLQYYAQYVSTGNAGAGSANSSVMYTIAYE, from the coding sequence ATGACGCAAACCAAGCTTTTCGCCGCTCTCCTCCTGGCCGGGACCGCACTGGGCGCGCAGTACGCCCATGCCGCCGACGGCACCATCACCTTCAACGGCATGGTCACCGCGCAGACCTGCACCATCAACGGCAACGGCAGCGGCAGCAAGAACTTCAGCGTGAACCTGCCGACGGTTTCGGCCTCGACACTGCAGGGCGCCTCCACGGCCGGCCGCACGCCGTTCTCCATTGCGCTGACCAACTGCACGCCGACGTCGGGCAACGTGCATACGTTCTTCGAGTCCGGCGCCACCACCGACCTGAGCACCGGCAACCTGATCCTCGACAGCGGCCCGGCACCGGTTGCCACCAACGTGCAGATCGGCCTGCTGAACGCCGACGCTTCGCCGATCAAGGCAGGCTTCGCCGATGCCCAGCAGAACTCCAAGGCCGTGGCGCTGAACAACGGCGCCGCCACGCTGCAGTACTACGCCCAGTACGTGTCGACCGGCAACGCCGGCGCCGGCTCGGCCAATTCGAGCGTGATGTACACCATCGCCTACGAATAA